A region of the Mycoavidus sp. HKI genome:
ATCTCGTATAATCGATAGCTTGCTAAAACTCATTACGCTTGATAGCGTATCTGCCCTTGCCGCCATGAAAGCTGTCGAAATCCGCGAGAAATTTTTACGCTTCTTTGAATCGAAAAATCATACGATTGTTCGCTCATCGAGCCTGATCCCTGCCAACGATCCAACATTATTGTTTACCAATTCTGGCATGGTGCAATTCAAGGATGTCTTTCTTGGGACTGATGCGCGTCCCTATGTACGCGCCACCAGTGCTCAGCGCAGCCTACGCGCGGGCGGTAAACATAATGACCTAGAGAACGTTGGCTATACCGCTCGCCATCACACTTTCTTTGAAATGCTTGGCAATTTCTCATTTGGCGATTATTTCAAGCGCGATGCGATTCATTATGCCTGGCAACTGTTAACTCAGGTTTATCAATTACCGTCAGAAAAACTTTGGGTCACGGTGTATCAAGAGGACGATGAAGCTTACGAGATTTGGGCGCAAGACATTGGTGTGCCCGCCGCGCGGATTGTGCGCATTGGCGACAACAAAGGCGCGCGTTATGCCTCTGACAATTTTTGGCAGATGGCCGATACAGGGCCGTGTGGTCCTTGCTCTGAGATTTTTTATGATCACGGTCCAGAGGTTTTCGGCGGGCCGCCAGGTTCACCGGATGAAGATGGCGATCGCTATATTGAAATCTGGAATTTGGTTTTTATGCAATTCAATCGGGATGCGCACGGTGTGCTGACGCCACTGCCTAAACCGTGCGTTGATACAGGCATGGGGCTTGAGCGAATTGCCGCAGTTTTGCAGAAGGTGCATAGCAATTATGAAATCGATCTTTTTCAGGCATTGATTCATGCTGCAGCACGTGAAACCGGTGTGGCCGATACCAGCCATCATTCGCTTAAGGTGATTGCTGACCATATTCGTGCCTGCGCATTTTTAATTACCGATGGCGTGATTGCCGGTAACGAAGGCCGCGGTTATGTATTACGCCGGATTATTCGACGTGCGATCCGGCATGGTTATAAGCTGGGTTGCGTACAGCCCTTCTTTCATAAACTGGTGAAAGATCTGGTCGCTGAAATGGGGCCGGCGTATCCAGAGCTCGGTGCGGCCCAAGACCGGGTGACCGACCTGTTGCGCCAAGAAGAAGAGCGTTTCTTTGAGACCATCGCGAATGGCATGAGTATGCTTGAAACGGCTCTAAACGAGCTCGAAGCCACTGCTAGCACTAAAGCCCAGGCAGGTTCAATTGTGCTATCGGGTGAAATTGCTTTTAAGCTCCATGACACCTATGGTTTTCCACTCGATTTGACCGCCGATGTGTGCCGCGAGCGTGATATACGCGTTGATGAAGCTGCTTTTGATGCGGCCATGAAGCGCCAGCGCGAACAAGCCCGGGCGGCAGGTAAATTCAATTTGTCAAATGCGCTTGAGTATCGCGGCGCTAAAACGCTTTTCAGGGGCTATCAAGAACTCAGTGTGATGGAGGCGAAGATTACCGCACTCTATGTGGATGGTGTTTTAAGTCAACGTTTGCAGGCGGGGCAACGAGGTATTGTGGTGCTTGACGCCACGCCATTTTATGCAGAGTCAGGCGGGCAAGCTGGCGACCAAGGCGAATTAACCCAAATCACTGAAATTCAGCCTGAGGGCGCGCATTTTGTAGTGATGGATACAGCAAAAATTCAGGCAGAGGTCACCGGTCACCATGGGCTGCTTGAGCGGGGCGAATTAAAATTGGGTGACGCTGTACAGGCCATCGTTGATAGTCAACGCCGCCAGCACACCATCCGTAATCATTCGGCCACCCATTTACTGCATAAGGCGCTGCGCGACGTACTCGGTAGTCACGTGCAGCAAAAGGGTTCGCTGGTTGATGCGGAGAAGACGCGCTTTGATTTTTCTCATCATGCACCGCTGAGCCATGCTGAAATTCAACGT
Encoded here:
- the alaS gene encoding alanine--tRNA ligase, with protein sequence MKAVEIREKFLRFFESKNHTIVRSSSLIPANDPTLLFTNSGMVQFKDVFLGTDARPYVRATSAQRSLRAGGKHNDLENVGYTARHHTFFEMLGNFSFGDYFKRDAIHYAWQLLTQVYQLPSEKLWVTVYQEDDEAYEIWAQDIGVPAARIVRIGDNKGARYASDNFWQMADTGPCGPCSEIFYDHGPEVFGGPPGSPDEDGDRYIEIWNLVFMQFNRDAHGVLTPLPKPCVDTGMGLERIAAVLQKVHSNYEIDLFQALIHAAARETGVADTSHHSLKVIADHIRACAFLITDGVIAGNEGRGYVLRRIIRRAIRHGYKLGCVQPFFHKLVKDLVAEMGPAYPELGAAQDRVTDLLRQEEERFFETIANGMSMLETALNELEATASTKAQAGSIVLSGEIAFKLHDTYGFPLDLTADVCRERDIRVDEAAFDAAMKRQREQARAAGKFNLSNALEYRGAKTLFRGYQELSVMEAKITALYVDGVLSQRLQAGQRGIVVLDATPFYAESGGQAGDQGELTQITEIQPEGAHFVVMDTAKIQAEVTGHHGLLERGELKLGDAVQAIVDSQRRQHTIRNHSATHLLHKALRDVLGSHVQQKGSLVDAEKTRFDFSHHAPLSHAEIQRIEMIVNAEILRNVSTQAQSMSYDDALKSGAMALFGEKYSDQVRVLDIGFSRELCGGTHVARTGDIGLFKIVFEGGVAAGIRRIEAITGEQALRFVQELDERISSAAHLLKSQPAELNQRIGQLQDHSKALEKELTQLKSKLAGYQLDALAAQAVKVGEIHVLSAQLEGADAQILREAVDTLKDTLKNAAIVLASVNSGKISLIAGVTAPLNGKVKAGELVNFVAQQVGGKGGGRADMAQAGGTHPAALPVALTTVKEWIERQL